A window of Coregonus clupeaformis isolate EN_2021a chromosome 28, ASM2061545v1, whole genome shotgun sequence contains these coding sequences:
- the LOC121542506 gene encoding amphoterin-induced protein 2-like, with protein sequence MCPVVPQPLCVSIDGHFMVTLAFLLSMCLSCTTITAACPPPCLCASDIISCSGRNLSTVPPDLPGYITRLDLSHNVLSALLLDWSDRRLDRLTALVLSRNAITHLAPDAFAPTPHLRHLDLSSNGLSWLNASAFHGLGELEVLLLFGNRISQTMAGAFQGLNSLERLYLGRNRLAAFPLELYQGDGALPRLRFLDLSMNMVRQVPVQSLLSLATWQQGGIYLQGNPLVCDCALRAMLEYWERRQYRPLLDFREEYPCSLGQEEWLNCSGSPQGGFHGTVEVSCQAEPGDWLMVPCPGVSLPLREEVVVFWVTPGDGSPALGVTGDQSSRLTVLTNGTLEIRGALLEDSGTYSCVAVRGRHRSPNETLEVTVSVGNTSGPGESREERGSGGEHFNTAFTTLASCVVSIILVLLYLYLTPCRCHGGRAGGVGGCGGRAMLLCADPREVELADRRVTGGKRVAFLETGDEHPHKCSAKHPVMDTAATEGILKNGSRALEQVLEDYVA encoded by the coding sequence ATGTGTCCCGTTGTGCCACAACCGCTGTGTGTGTCCATTGACGGGCACTTTATGGTTACCTTGGCATTCCTTCTGTCCATGTGTCTGTCCTGTACGACGATCACGGCTGCCTGCCCACCACCCTGCCTGTGTGCCAGCGACATCATCTCCTGCAGTGGTCGCAATCTGTCAACCGTTCCCCCTGACCTCCCTGGCTATATCACCCGATTGGACCTCAGCCACAACGTCCTCTCTGCTCTGCTTTTGGATTGGTCAGACCGGCGTCTGGACAGGCTGACCGCGCTGGTCCTCAGCAGAAACGCCATTACCCATCTGGCACCGGACGCCTTCGCCCCCACCCCTCACCTCCGCCACCTGGACCTCTCGTCCAATGGGCTGTCTTGGCTCAACGCGTCTGCCTTCCATGGGCTCGGGGAACTGGAAGTGCTACTTCTGTTTGGGAATCGAATCAGCCAGACCATGGCGGGAGCCTTCCAGGGGCTGAACAGCCTGGAAAGGCTGTATCTGGGCAGGAACAGACTGGCTGCCTTCCCCCTGGAGCTCTACCAGGGAGATGGGGCTCTGCCACGCCTGCGTTTCCTGGATCTGTCGATGAACATGGTGAGGCAGGTGCCCGTGCAGAGCCTCCTCTCTCTGGCCACCTGGCAGCAGGGTGGCATCTACTTGCAGGGGAACCCGTTGGTGTGCGACTGTGCCCTGCGCGCCATGCTTGAGTACTGGGAGAGGAGGCAGTACCGTCCCCTACTGGACTTCAGAGAGGAGTATCCATGCAGCCTGGGTCAGGAGGAGTGGCTGAATTGTTCTGGCAGCCCTCAGGGTGGGTTCCATGGAACTGTAGAAGTGTCTTGCCAGGCAGAGCCTGGCGATTGGCTCATGGTGCCGTGTCCCGGCGTTTCTCTCCCCCTCCGGGAAGAGGTGGTGGTGTTCTGGGTGACCCCGGGCGATGGATCCCCGGCACTGGGCGTAACAGGCGATCAGAGCAGCCGCCTCACGGTCCTCACCAACGGTACCCTGGAGATCCGAGGGGCTCTCCTGGAGGATTCAGGGACTTACTCCTGCGTGGCAGTCCGCGGACGACACCGGAGCCCCAACGAGACTTTGGAGGTCACCGTCTCCGTAGGTAACACCAGCGGACCAGGCGAGAGCAGGGAGGAACGTGGCAGCGGCGGGGAGCATTTTAACACGGCCTTTACCACGCTGGCGTCCTGTGTGGTCAGCATCATCCTGGTGCTCCTCTACCTGTACCTCACTCCCTGCCGTTGCCATGGCGGAAGGGCAGGGGGCGTTGGCGGGTGCGGCGGGCGAGCCATGCTCCTCTGTGCAGACCCCAGGGAGGTGGAGCTCGCAGACAGAAGGGTCACCGGTGGAAAGCGGGTGGCCTTCCTCGAAACGGGGGACGAGCACCCCCACAAATGCAGCGCCAAGCACCCAGTAATGGACACTGCAGCCACAGAGGGCATTTTGAAGAATGGAAGCAGAGCCTTGGAGCAGGTCCTGGAAGACTACGTTGCGTAG